Proteins encoded in a region of the Mercenaria mercenaria strain notata chromosome 1, MADL_Memer_1, whole genome shotgun sequence genome:
- the LOC123533591 gene encoding uncharacterized protein LOC123533591 isoform X5, protein MFSFSFRSPSCKVFGFYKIITCNLSKDTMEPGDLADQLSLVQQMVMEMKTGFAHAMEELSKIQYGDQTLQQQLIDSKKHCSEEIVEMKQVVEELKTEVQKLSGRLEEVSDTQRSLQEKLDTYQSDKDMLLEELEQCGAINDQIRLRLSGGSLKENNNVIPPDVAPMVHPYLNSLQNHHRGGDGYNSDSSLTAAVSRSLNLTQALGEKCLNLDISTASSDDEDNSRHSRSDSGHRAMKRHSSFQYEETNRHSQKVPPHQQVLGEVHREEAARDIADVEREYCSQLWALLEDYMNPLRDSEILGRRELHLLFPSYIPHIYEQHCIILRKIEERMKKWKNTGVIGDIFAKFTESQDGDGLLLYKDFINDFPTIINSMNKWFTHSPHFRELMQSQCLANAPVLPLLLAPLQQVPKYSILLKTLLKHTPADHPDRYYLESSLTRLKQFLNSMNDDLEHAMQAINISSQLVNRSRDTGHSARSKSSASSGEANHISRDSGVHSNEEERAKSPMSPNTTRRYLLQVLREKREQGIHGHARHDGHPSTPRGRKQSGYGSHPDLSHQPPGVQDGRMSPYLNSLPQSKMFSSLSKLPLPRENSNSRRSRSHKTPDGHRPVINRNYLRPLTPQVLPQSTSAHNFESAKRREEYAEKMRQRPASAMEFSYGSHDQQDEFLELLAHQASLAISPPHSSSSDRSRQELQLSLQKLLAETGNSGEQYLDHGAADGHVSYHKQFMTAKDRILRHNIQAEMYEDTNQDEENAQEDYGIYGDDDDDDDYENDADFDHDVKPMKLLQDSHRPKIMVPKWRQNASPQPPSYTRSVTHISKQQTGSTSEENLAASLAQSLFDDKKQSTLPRDKKSRTNPKNIKDNAADKVQTNGSLKRKVPRAESPRKSPARQSPIPTVAQSLPHGKSMSFDASPNRPSNLNLSNTNTQGKTGVSQGGVVSTQVIAPQSPASPEPSAMARPNSFTKLTDVIAYTADCLEKGDTQTAEAGDNNSVSKVKSENETEGVNSGKLTKLDILADENMKVSSVDNSVTSASQNGKKASNESQTNSKLSFATSPVEPRESTSPVNTDNVVYYFQNRNKINQGNTADTSNATKSRLPTFASMEKTSTPVKEQKHFQPVTSVSPTTDTFSSFTGTKKESGRFVRGDEVNSENKVNEKNKNTSETDDNDVKDDSEGATKERVLRAVDKLRLSFERKKQISEERRQLRTEVSSPTNASIQKQFNEINVVAKKGETKPVVLRTFSSPTNQVVVNSPVDSNEPVLNGEPVEQKQGLYRKAGSSKTPSKFQSDSSASARQIQKLERATSPTARSTSPTMSPYEKFKSQVENSNLAKPARRGTSPQRNSAEVSLIPKRSKSPTRASVERERPKSTNDLGAALAAESDGSSTPMKSAMKETKIPVLKKSGAALSKSSEDVSKIKKKSHFKDQLKNIFGRKKKKSKLYSYNGYDPDEEYNNHVTIETEASFQLTNDVMMFPLTKERRSNSTSQILQSYQFEDDDDDDEDPISEV, encoded by the exons atgttttctttttcatttcgtTCTCCTTCCTGCAAAGTTTTCGGATTTTACAAAATCATAACATGCAACCTATCTAAAG ATACAATGGAACCTGGGGACCTTGCTGATCAGTTATCTTTG GTACAACAGATGGTTATGGAGATGAAGACAGGCTTCGCGCATGCCATGGAAGAACTGTCCAAGATACAGTACGGCGACCAGACACTACAACAACAACTAATTGACAGCAAGAAACACTGCAGTGAGGAGATTGTGGAGATGAAACAAGTCGTAGAAGAACTCAAA ACTGAAGTTCAGAAACTGAGTGGCCGTCTGGAGGAGGTATCAGATACACAGAGAAGCTTGCAGGAGAAACTAGATACCTACCAATCAGATAAAGACATGCTTCTAGAGGAGCTAGAGCAATGTGGAGCTATAAATGACCAGATCAG aCTGAGACTTTCTGGTGGTTCACTGAAGGAAAACAACAATGTCATTCCACCTGATGTAGCTCCAATGGTTCACCCTTACCTGAACAGCTTACAGAATCATCACAGAG GTGGGGATGGTTATAACTCGGACTCCTCCCTGACGGCTGCTGTATCAAGGAGTTTGAACCTGACACAAGCGTTAGGAGAGAAATGTCTCAACCTTGACATTTCTACAGCATCTAGTGATGATGAAGACAACAGCAGACATTCTAGG agtGACAGTGGACATCGTGCAATGAAAAGACACAGCAGTT TTCAATATGAAGAAACTAACAGACACAGTCAAAAAGTGCCACCACATCAGCAGGTTCTCGGCGAAG TTCACAGAGAAGAAGCTGCTAGAGATATAGCAGATGTAGAACGAGAGTACTGTTCACAGTTATGGGCCTTGTTAGAGGATTACATGAACCCGCTGCGGGATAGCGAGATCCTCGGGCGTAGAGAATTACACCTGCTCTTCCCATCTTACATTCCACACATATACGAGCAGCATTGTATCATACTGAGAAAGATAGAAGAACGAATGAAGAAATGGAAGAATACCGGTGTTATCGGAGACATATTTGCCAAGTTCACAGAATCCCAAGAT gGAGATGGTTTGTTGCTGTACAAAGATTTCATCAATGACTTTCCAACCATCATCAACTCCATGAATAAATGGTTCACTCATTCCCCACACTTCAGAGAACTTATGCAG aGTCAATGTTTGGCCAATGCACCAGTGTTACCTCTGTTGTTAGCACCCTTACAACAAGTACCAAAATATTCTATACTGTTAAAG ACATTACTGAAGCACACGCCAGCAGACCACCCAGACAGGTATTACCTGGAATCATCTCTGACCCGACTTAAACAGTTCCTGAACAGTATGAATGATGACCTTGAACATGCCATGCAAGCTATAAACATCAGTAGTCAACTGGTTAACAG ATCCCGGGACACGGGTCACTCtgcaaggtcaaagtcaagtgctAGTAGCGGAGAAGCGAACCATATCTCGCGAGATTCAGGTGTTCACTCTAATGAAGAAGAGCGAGCAAAATCTCCAATGTCTCCAAACACAACACGCAG ATATTTGCTGCAAGTTTTACGAGAGAAAAGGGAACAAGGAATCCATGGACATGCAAGACATGATGGTCATCCTTCTACACCTCGAGGTCGTAAGCAGTCTGGTTATGGTAGTCATCCAGATCTATCCCATCAGCCACCAGGTGTCCAAGATGGCCGAATGTCACCGTATCTTAACTCTCTACCTCAGTCTAAGATGTTCTCTTCCCTCTCAAAGCTTCCATTGCCAAGGGAAAACAGCAATAGCAgacggtcaaggtcacataaaACACCAGATGGTCACCGACCAGTAATAAACCGTAACTATCTCCGACCTTTAACCCCACAAGTTCTTCCACAGTCAacaagtgctcataactttgaaAGTGCTAAGCGTCGGGAGGAGTATGCAGAAAAAATGAGACAGAGACCTGCGTCTGCTATGGAATTTTCTTATGGGTCACATGATCAACAAGATGAATTTTTGGAATTATTAGCTCATCAGGCCAGTCTGGCCATATCACCTCCACATTCCAGTTCCAGTGACAGATCTAGACAAGAATTACAGTTGTCTCTGCAAAAGTTACTAGCAGAAACAGGCAATTCAGGGGAACAGTACCTTGATCATGGTGCAGCAGACGGTCATGTTTCCTATCACAAACAATTCATGACAGCGAAAGACAGAATTCTAAGACATAATATACAGGCTGAAATGTATGAGGACACTAATCAGGATGAGGAAAATGCACAAGAAGACTATGGAAtttatggtgatgatgatgacgatgatgattaCGAAAATGATGCTGATTTTGATCATGATGTTAAGCCCATGAAGCTTTTGCAAGATTCTCATAGACCAAAAATAATGGTTCCAAAGTGGCGGCAGAATGCTTCCCCACAACCTCCGAGTTATACACGCAGTGTTACTCATATCAGCAAACAGCAGACTGGTTCTACATCTGAGGAAAACTTGGCAGCTTCCTTAGCTCAAAGTTTATTTGATGATAAAAAACAGAGTACCCTTCCAAGAGACAAAAAATCCAGAACTAATCCAAAAAATATAAAGGATAATGCAGCAGACAAAGTGCAAACTAATGGAAGTCTTAAAAGGAAAGTTCCCAGAGCAGAGTCCCCTAGAAAATCACCGGCCCGACAGAGTCCAATTCCAACAGTTGCACAAAGTCTTCCACATGGAAAATCAATGTCTTTTGATGCTTCACCAAACAGACCAAGTAATTTAAATTTATCTAACACTAACACTCAAGGAAAAACAGGTGTTAGTCAGGGAGGTGTTGTCTCAACCCAAGTCATTGCACCACAAAGTCCTGCAAGTCCCGAACCATCTGCTATGGCAAGACCAAATTCATTCACAAAATTGACTGATGTAATAGCTTATACAGCTGATTGTCTGGAAAAAGGTGATACTCAAACTGCTGAAGCAGGAGACAATAATTCTGTTAGTAAagtaaaatctgaaaatgaaacTGAAGGTGTAAATTCAGGAAAATTAACAAAATTGGATATTCTAGCAGATGAGAATATGAAAGTGTCGTCTGTTGATAACTCTGTTACATCTGCCAGTCAGAATGGTAAAAAAGCCAGTAATGAAAGCCAAACAAACTCAAAACTCTCATTTGCTACTTCACCAGTTGAGCCAAGGGAGAGCACAAGTCCAGTAAATACTGACAATGTTGTATACTATTTCCAAAACCGCAATAAAATTAATCAGGGTAATACAGCTGACACATCCAATGCCACAAAATCACGTCTTCCAACTTTTGCCAGTATGGAAAAAACCTCCACTCCTGTTAAggaacaaaaacattttcaaccagTCACAAGTGTGTCTCCAACAACTGATACATTCAGTAGTTTCACTGGTACTAAAAAAGAAAGCGGAAGATTTGTTCGCGGAGATGAAGTTAATAGTGAAAATAAAGTGAATGAGAAGAATAAAAATACATCTGAAACTGATGACAATGATGTGAAAGATGATTCAGAAGGAGCTACAAAGGAAAGAGTGTTAAGAGCTGTGGATAAACTGAGATTAAGTTTTGAACGCAAGAAACAAATAAGTGAAGAAAGAAGACAGTTAAGAACTGAAGTGTCTTCACCTACAAATGCAAGCATACAAAAACagtttaatgaaataaatgttgtAGCAAAGAAAGGCGAAACAAAACCAGTAGTTCTCAGAACATTTTCCTCCCCAACAAACCAAGTTGTTGTCAATTCTCCTGTAGATTCTAATGAACCAGTGCTAAATGGTGAACCAGTTGAACAAAAGCAAGGTTTGTATCGAAAAGCAGGCTCCTCAAAAACACCATCCAAGTTTCAGTCGGATTCGTCTGCTTCAGCTAGACAAATACAGAAACTTGAGAGGGCAACAAGTCCAACAGCAAGATCTACAAGCCCAACTATGAGCccttatgaaaaatttaaaagccaGGTGGAAAATTCTAATTTAGCGAAACCTGCAAGAAGAGGAACGAGTCCCCAGAGGAATTCTGCAGAGGTGTCATTAATACCTAAAAGGTCCAAAAGTCCTACAAGAGCCTCTGTGGAGAGAGAGCGGCCTAAATCAACAAATGACCTTGGTGCTGCTTTAGCAGCAGAGAGTGATGGCTCTAGCACACCAATGAAAAGTGCTATGAAGGAAACAAAAATACCAGTACTGAAAAAGTCGGGTGCAGCATTATCTAAATCATCAGAAGATGTATCAAAGATTAAAAAGAAGTCACATTTCAAAGACcaattaaagaatatttttggAAGGAAAAA